A stretch of the Paucidesulfovibrio longus DSM 6739 genome encodes the following:
- a CDS encoding GGDEF domain-containing response regulator has translation MNLLEILIVDDTPMNLVLLEQLLKQDDCKVRMAENGHEAVELVKNHDFALILLDIQMPGMDGYDTCRAIKALDRGRHVPVIFVTSIFQDEASVKLGYEAGAVDYLFRPVDPYMLRSKVKVFLDLHRQKLRLEHEIHRRKQAAEALGQAEEKYRTFFVKAVEGIFQMRFDGTVTDANPALARLLGYSSPGELLNIPELFKNIAVDQEQRERYLSILQEEGYISNWEFQVRRQDGEIVWLSESSRLVRGSGPILVEGVIEDITQRKLCEINLHRKAHFDDLTDVPNRTLFFDRLEHFLESARRYGHKVAVIFIDLNDFKKVNDGYGHQAGDEVLRGVADRFKRRVRSSDTLARLGGDEFGVLLSAVDDMASAEKVARDLLAALEKPFEIKGDRHVVGATLGISLFPDDAVEPEELLSKADSAMYSAKRAGKSLCSVDCDGES, from the coding sequence TTGAACCTGCTGGAAATTCTCATCGTTGACGACACGCCCATGAACCTCGTCCTCCTGGAGCAGCTCCTCAAGCAGGACGACTGCAAGGTGCGCATGGCCGAGAACGGGCACGAAGCCGTGGAACTGGTCAAGAATCACGATTTCGCCTTGATCCTGCTGGACATCCAGATGCCAGGCATGGACGGCTACGACACCTGCCGGGCCATCAAGGCCCTGGACCGCGGGCGGCACGTGCCGGTCATCTTCGTGACGTCCATCTTCCAGGACGAGGCTTCGGTCAAGCTCGGCTATGAGGCCGGTGCCGTGGATTATCTTTTCCGCCCCGTTGATCCCTACATGCTGCGCAGCAAGGTCAAGGTCTTCCTGGACCTGCATCGCCAGAAGCTGCGCCTTGAGCACGAAATCCACCGACGCAAGCAGGCGGCCGAGGCCCTGGGGCAGGCCGAGGAAAAATACCGCACGTTTTTCGTCAAGGCCGTGGAAGGAATCTTTCAGATGCGCTTCGACGGCACCGTGACCGACGCCAATCCCGCCCTGGCCCGCCTGCTGGGGTACTCGTCGCCCGGCGAGCTGTTGAATATTCCGGAATTGTTCAAGAATATAGCCGTCGATCAGGAGCAGCGCGAGCGCTACCTGTCCATCCTTCAGGAAGAGGGCTACATTTCCAATTGGGAATTCCAGGTTCGGCGGCAGGACGGGGAAATCGTCTGGCTCTCCGAAAGTTCAAGACTGGTTCGCGGCTCCGGGCCCATCCTCGTGGAGGGGGTCATCGAGGACATCACCCAGCGTAAGCTCTGCGAAATCAACCTGCACCGGAAGGCGCACTTCGACGACCTCACGGACGTTCCCAACCGGACCCTCTTTTTCGACCGCCTGGAGCATTTCTTGGAAAGCGCGCGGCGCTACGGCCACAAGGTCGCCGTGATCTTCATCGATCTCAACGATTTCAAGAAGGTCAACGACGGCTACGGGCATCAGGCCGGAGACGAGGTCTTGCGCGGCGTCGCCGACCGCTTCAAGCGGCGCGTTCGTTCTTCCGACACGCTTGCCCGCCTGGGAGGGGATGAATTCGGTGTGCTCCTTTCCGCGGTGGACGACATGGCCAGCGCCGAAAAGGTGGCGCGCGACCTGCTGGCGGCGCTGGAAAAGCCGTTCGAGATCAAGGGCGACCGGCATGTTGTGGGGGCTACGCTCGGCATCAGCCTTTTTCCGGACGATGCCGTGGAACCGGAAGAATTGCTCAGCAAGGCGGATTCCGCCATGTATTCCGCCAAACGGGCTGGGAAAAGCCTGTGCTCCGTCGATTGCGACGGAGAATCATGA
- the nuoH gene encoding NADH-quinone oxidoreductase subunit NuoH, with amino-acid sequence MSIHPQLLHLIIALVITLAWVGINALVLVYLERKVAGFIQRRPGPFEAGPHGIIQALFDGVKLMCKQLLMPSGADPILYWMAPILSMLPVMLLFLVLPYGPTLTGMQVDLGVLLILAFAGFNVLALLLAGWASNNKYGLLGAGRAVAQSVAYEIPLLLSVLAIAFMTGSLDFVAITDGQGPWPWQWNLVYQPLAFIIFIISAVGETNRAPFDLPEAESELTAGFHTEYSGMGFGLFFLAEYGYMVVVSSVAAVLFLGGFQGPFGSDGWWWFIPKVYAIVLFIMWIRWTYPRVTFVQLLNINWKWLLPLATLNLLGTAFFMKVF; translated from the coding sequence ATGAGTATTCATCCCCAACTCTTGCATTTGATCATCGCACTGGTCATCACGCTGGCCTGGGTCGGCATCAACGCACTGGTGCTGGTCTACCTGGAGCGGAAAGTCGCCGGCTTCATCCAGCGTCGTCCCGGTCCGTTCGAGGCCGGTCCCCACGGCATCATCCAGGCGCTCTTCGACGGCGTCAAGCTGATGTGCAAACAGTTGCTGATGCCCAGCGGAGCGGACCCGATCCTGTATTGGATGGCACCGATCCTGTCCATGCTGCCGGTGATGCTGCTTTTCCTGGTGCTTCCGTACGGCCCGACCCTTACGGGCATGCAGGTCGACCTGGGAGTGCTCTTGATCCTGGCCTTTGCGGGCTTCAACGTGCTTGCCCTGCTTCTCGCGGGCTGGGCCTCCAACAACAAATACGGCCTGCTGGGCGCCGGCCGCGCCGTGGCGCAGTCCGTGGCCTATGAAATCCCGCTGCTGCTTTCGGTCCTGGCCATCGCCTTCATGACCGGCTCGCTCGACTTCGTGGCGATCACCGATGGGCAGGGGCCCTGGCCCTGGCAGTGGAACCTGGTCTATCAGCCCCTGGCTTTCATCATCTTCATCATCAGCGCCGTGGGCGAGACCAACCGCGCCCCGTTCGACCTGCCCGAAGCGGAGTCGGAACTGACCGCGGGCTTCCATACCGAGTATTCGGGCATGGGCTTCGGCCTCTTTTTCCTGGCGGAATACGGCTACATGGTCGTGGTCTCCAGCGTTGCCGCGGTCCTCTTCCTCGGCGGCTTCCAGGGGCCTTTCGGCTCGGACGGCTGGTGGTGGTTCATCCCGAAGGTCTACGCTATCGTCCTGTTCATCATGTGGATCCGGTGGACCTACCCCCGCGTCACCTTTGTCCAGCTGCTGAATATCAACTGGAAGTGGCTCCTGCCACTGGCCACCCTGAACCTTTTGGGAACCGCTTTCTTCATGAAGGTGTTCTAG
- a CDS encoding NADH-quinone oxidoreductase subunit B: MAASHQPVEETGTLRKTLGTVEPALVQIQLVDKILNVCRAMSVWPMTFGLACCAIEMMSTGMARFDLARFGAEVFRPSPRQSDLMIVAGTVTKKMAPSIVRLYEQMPAPKYVIAMGNCAISGGPFKFKDAYNLVEGVDTLIPVDVYVPGCPPRPEGLLEGLFELQKKMTGGKRWWPVPALKEEG, from the coding sequence ATGGCCGCGTCGCATCAACCAGTAGAAGAAACGGGCACCCTGAGGAAAACCCTGGGGACCGTCGAACCTGCGCTGGTACAGATTCAGCTCGTCGACAAGATCCTCAATGTCTGCCGCGCCATGTCCGTGTGGCCCATGACATTCGGCCTGGCCTGCTGCGCCATCGAAATGATGAGCACGGGCATGGCCCGCTTCGACCTCGCCCGCTTCGGTGCGGAGGTCTTTCGTCCTTCGCCCCGGCAATCCGACCTGATGATCGTCGCGGGAACGGTGACAAAGAAGATGGCTCCCTCCATCGTTCGGCTCTACGAGCAGATGCCGGCTCCCAAATACGTCATCGCCATGGGCAACTGCGCCATTTCCGGCGGCCCCTTCAAGTTCAAGGATGCCTACAACCTCGTAGAAGGCGTGGACACGCTGATTCCGGTGGACGTCTACGTTCCCGGTTGCCCGCCGCGCCCCGAGGGACTGCTCGAAGGGCTCTTCGAGCTTCAGAAGAAGATGACCGGCGGCAAGCGCTGGTGGCCTGTTCCCGCTTTGAAGGAGGAGGGCTAA
- a CDS encoding NADH-quinone oxidoreductase subunit A, with product MVFSWLHLAIVLFLLGGLLFAVGPLILAVLLGPKAKGGDLGMSFECGMKPYGSSWVKWGISYYCYALIFLAFDVDVLYLFPVATVYGSTEGWLPFVKVFIFLFVLAVSIVYFWAKGVFTWPRRINQ from the coding sequence ATGGTCTTCAGTTGGTTGCATCTCGCCATAGTGCTGTTTCTGCTCGGCGGGCTTCTGTTTGCGGTCGGCCCGCTTATCCTGGCCGTTCTGCTCGGGCCCAAGGCCAAGGGAGGCGATCTGGGGATGTCTTTCGAATGCGGCATGAAGCCCTACGGAAGCTCCTGGGTCAAATGGGGAATTTCCTACTACTGCTACGCCTTGATCTTTTTGGCGTTCGACGTGGACGTGCTCTACCTGTTCCCGGTGGCGACGGTCTACGGTTCCACCGAAGGCTGGCTGCCGTTCGTCAAGGTGTTCATCTTCCTCTTCGTTCTGGCCGTTTCCATCGTGTACTTCTGGGCTAAAGGGGTGTTTACATGGCCGCGTCGCATCAACCAGTAG
- a CDS encoding NADH-quinone oxidoreductase subunit D, whose amino-acid sequence MTRYPDMEQVGGDFYTRNFAKKARPDSLILNLGPQHPSTHGVLRVVLELDGEYILRAEPVFGYLHRMHEKMGETKAWGQFMPNLGRVDYGHPLSWNWAYCGAVEKLAGIEVPERAEYIRVITHEMNRLTSHLLWWGAYILDLGAFTPIMYAFDDREMLLDLLQRPTASRLTYSYFRFGGVSADLDEKFIEGTKAFIARFRQRLPMYKDLVTDNIILRKRVEDIGIIDQDMVARYGATGPVARGAGLAYDLRVSEPFGIYDRFDFKVPTQTTACSMGRYLVRMEEMEQSCNIIEQALEQLSGVEGPFLVKGAPKPTAKMPAGEAYFAVEGARGKVGFYVASDGSKTPYRVKLRAPGFSNLSCFAEASQGMLLADAVAVLGSLDLIIPEIDR is encoded by the coding sequence ATGACACGTTACCCTGATATGGAACAGGTCGGCGGCGACTTCTACACCAGGAATTTCGCCAAGAAAGCCCGGCCCGACTCCCTGATTTTGAACCTCGGACCGCAGCACCCGTCCACCCACGGCGTGCTTCGGGTCGTTCTCGAACTCGACGGCGAATACATCCTGCGCGCGGAGCCCGTATTCGGTTACCTGCACCGCATGCACGAAAAAATGGGCGAGACAAAGGCCTGGGGCCAGTTCATGCCCAACCTGGGGCGCGTGGACTACGGCCATCCGCTCTCGTGGAACTGGGCCTACTGCGGCGCCGTGGAAAAACTCGCCGGCATCGAAGTTCCGGAGCGCGCCGAATACATCCGCGTGATCACCCATGAAATGAACCGCCTCACCTCGCATCTGCTTTGGTGGGGCGCCTACATTCTGGACCTCGGCGCGTTCACTCCGATCATGTACGCGTTCGATGACCGCGAAATGCTGCTTGACCTGCTTCAGCGGCCCACCGCTTCGCGCCTGACCTATTCCTACTTCCGCTTCGGCGGCGTCTCCGCGGACCTGGACGAGAAATTCATCGAAGGCACCAAGGCCTTCATCGCCCGCTTCCGCCAGCGTCTGCCCATGTACAAGGATCTGGTCACGGACAACATCATCCTCAGAAAGCGCGTCGAGGACATCGGCATCATCGACCAGGACATGGTCGCCCGCTACGGAGCCACTGGCCCTGTCGCACGCGGCGCGGGCCTTGCCTACGACCTGCGGGTTTCCGAACCCTTCGGCATTTACGACCGCTTCGACTTCAAGGTGCCGACCCAGACCACTGCCTGCTCCATGGGCCGGTATCTGGTGCGCATGGAAGAAATGGAGCAGAGCTGCAACATCATCGAACAGGCTCTGGAGCAGCTGTCCGGCGTCGAGGGACCGTTCCTCGTCAAGGGAGCGCCCAAGCCGACCGCCAAGATGCCCGCCGGCGAAGCCTACTTCGCCGTGGAAGGCGCGCGCGGCAAGGTCGGATTCTACGTGGCCAGCGACGGCAGCAAAACCCCGTACCGCGTCAAGCTGCGCGCGCCGGGGTTCTCGAATCTGAGCTGCTTCGCCGAAGCGTCCCAGGGCATGTTGCTTGCGGACGCCGTGGCGGTTCTCGGCAGCCTGGACCTGATCATTCCGGAAATCGACAGGTAG
- a CDS encoding 2-phosphosulfolactate phosphatase, with product MRLSIAETLVGGPYECELVVVVDVFRAWASAYAALDAGAKEVLLARDAEQALALRGDHPDWILVGERDGRMPAGFDFPNSPTIMLQQNLAARTVVLATDAGTPAVHAVENAKRVLLGSFIGAAAVVDVLENSPAPEVLLLAPGDRGEVRSLEDTMCAMFLKNAVEGYPNSYEALRKYLRNLPSASVFFDSARADAPEQDFDFCTDLDRFDFALDAVPDGQGVFRVERRCDAANAPQGGAA from the coding sequence ATGCGTTTGTCCATTGCCGAAACCCTGGTCGGCGGCCCGTATGAGTGCGAACTCGTCGTGGTTGTCGACGTGTTTCGAGCCTGGGCCAGCGCATACGCCGCCCTGGACGCGGGAGCGAAGGAAGTCCTCCTCGCCCGCGACGCGGAACAGGCGCTCGCACTTCGGGGTGACCATCCCGACTGGATTCTTGTCGGAGAACGCGACGGCCGCATGCCCGCCGGATTCGATTTTCCCAACTCTCCCACCATCATGCTGCAACAGAACCTGGCCGCGCGCACCGTGGTGCTGGCCACGGATGCGGGCACGCCCGCGGTTCACGCCGTAGAAAATGCGAAGCGGGTGCTCCTGGGCTCTTTTATCGGCGCCGCGGCTGTGGTAGACGTTCTGGAAAATAGCCCCGCGCCCGAAGTGCTGCTTCTGGCGCCCGGCGACCGGGGCGAAGTCCGCAGCCTGGAAGATACCATGTGCGCAATGTTCCTGAAGAATGCGGTGGAGGGGTATCCGAACAGCTACGAGGCGCTGCGCAAATATTTGCGCAACCTGCCTTCGGCCTCGGTGTTCTTCGACTCCGCCCGTGCGGACGCACCGGAACAGGATTTCGACTTCTGCACCGATCTTGACCGTTTCGACTTCGCCCTGGACGCCGTTCCGGACGGGCAGGGAGTGTTCCGGGTTGAGCGCCGCTGCGATGCGGCCAACGCACCACAAGGAGGCGCGGCTTGA
- a CDS encoding NADH-quinone oxidoreductase subunit C: MNLFDGLPLECKVKADFAATGQEWVVFLKPAVLRKAVQRLREDAWHIEDVLALDTTDGILLLYHFDKMSRPGRITLKVLVSRENPSVPTISDIFQGADWHERETYDFHGVNFEGHENLIPLLLPAEDDQRIDPPLLKDDKRRLALKSVMSLGEPEVCTDAIKALFADEPAEEAPTAG, translated from the coding sequence ATGAATCTGTTCGACGGCCTCCCTCTGGAGTGCAAAGTCAAGGCCGATTTCGCCGCCACGGGGCAAGAGTGGGTCGTGTTCCTCAAGCCTGCCGTGTTGCGCAAGGCCGTGCAGCGGCTGCGCGAGGACGCCTGGCACATCGAGGACGTGCTCGCCCTGGACACCACGGACGGCATTCTCCTTCTCTACCATTTCGACAAGATGTCCCGTCCCGGTCGGATCACCCTGAAGGTGCTCGTTTCGCGGGAAAATCCCAGCGTTCCGACCATCTCCGACATCTTCCAGGGCGCGGACTGGCATGAGCGGGAGACCTACGATTTTCACGGCGTGAACTTCGAGGGCCACGAGAACCTCATCCCGCTTCTGCTGCCCGCGGAAGACGATCAACGCATTGATCCGCCGCTGCTCAAGGACGACAAGAGGCGTCTCGCCTTGAAGTCGGTCATGTCCCTGGGCGAGCCCGAGGTCTGCACCGATGCGATCAAGGCCCTGTTTGCGGACGAGCCCGCGGAAGAAGCCCCCACTGCGGGCTAG